The sequence GCCGGGCTGTCTTTTGGAGCGTCTTCTGCTCCTGATTTGCTAGCTGCCTGCGCCCGTATGTCCTGCGCATCAGCGTCTTTTTGCTTTGAAGAGGCGGCAGGCAGCAGCCGGGAGACGTTGCGCCCTATCCAGTTGCTGCTGTTCATGGAAAAAACTCCTTGAAGTGATGCAATGCCGGCATTCCTTGCCCTTGCGGAAACAGGCAGAAAAACGGATTCACTATGAAATAGATAGCGCCCTGCGCCCGTGCTATCTGCGCGAAGTGCGGTTTGAGGCCCAAATCCAGAGCCAGATGCCGGCGGCGATCATGGGAACGCACAGCCACTGGCCCATGCTCATGCCCAGCGCCAGGATGCCCAGGAAATCGTCAGGTTCGCGAAAAAACTCGGCGATGAAACGGAACACGCCGTAGCCGACCAGAAAGGCGCCCGAAACCTGGCCCATCTTGCGCGGCTTGCGCGCATACAGCCACAGCAGCACGAACAGCAGCAGGCCTTCCATCAGGAACTGGTACACCTGCGACGGGTGGCGCGGCAGCATCGAGCCGCTGTGCGCAAACACCATGCCCCACGGCAAATCAGGCGCGCTGAAACGGCCCCAGAGTTCGCCGTTGATGAAATTGCCCACGCGCCCGGCAGCCAGCCCGGTCGGCACGCACGGCGCGATGAAGTCCATCACCTGCAGCCAGGGCCGCTGGCGCGAGCGCGCAAACCACCACTGCGACACCAGCACGCCCAGCATGCCGCCATGAAAGCTCATGCCGCCCTGCCAGACGGCAAAAATCTCCAGCGGATGCGTCAGGTAGTAACCGGGCTTGTAGAACAGGCAATAGCCCAGCCGCCCGCCGATCACCACGCCCATCACGCCCAAAAACAAAATGTCCTCGATGTCCCGGCGCGACCAGGCGCCCGGGCCGGTGATGGACGCATAGGGTTCGTGGCGCAGGCGCAGGCTGGCCAGGAAAAAAAACAGGCCAAAGGCCGCCAGGTAAGTCAGGCCGTACCAGTGAATGGCCAGCGGGCCAAGCTGGAGGGCAACGGGATTGATTTCAGGGTGGATAAGCATGGGTTGCCATTGTGCATGCAAGCCCGGCCGTCACGGCGGCCGGTCCGGTTCAAGCTCCTGGCGACTTTATCGGCCCGGCCAGGCGGCCTGCCCGGCGACGACCGACAGGATTTTCTCGACCTCGCGAAATTCGGCGGGCTTGACCAGATGGTAGTCAAACCCCGCGTCTTTCGAGAACTGCCGGTCCGCCGCGCGTCCATACCCCGTCAGGGCGACCAGCACGACACTCTTGAGCGCAGGTTGCTGGCGAACCTGCTCGGCCACCTCGTAGCCGGTGAGTCCCGGCAAGCCGATGTCCAGCAGCATGACGTCGGGCCGCATGGCCAGGGCCATGGTCAGGGCGCTCGGGCCGTCGTAGGCAATTTCAACCACATGCCCGGACATCTTCAGCAGCATCGCCAGGCTTTGGACCGCGTCCACGTTGTCATCGACAGCCAGCACCCGGCAGCCATTGCCCGGTGGCTGGGCCGGTTTGACGGAAGGCGGCGGCACGGACGGCTGCGGCATGTCAGCCGGCATGACCGGCAGGCGCACGACGAATTCGCTGCCTTGCCCCAGGACGCTGCGCACATCCACGGTTCCGCCGTGCAATTCCAGCAGCCGCCGCACCAGGCACAGGCCGATGCCCAGACCGCCTTGCGATCGGTCAATCGAGCGCTCTGCCTGCGTGAACAAATCGAAGATGCGCGGCAACAGTTCAGGCGCGATGCCGATGCCGGTATCGCGCACCCGGACCACCGCCGCACCTGTCCCGGCGGCCTCCTCCTGCCCGGCGCTCAGCCAGATGCGCCCGCCCTTGTCGGTGTACTTGGCGGCGTTGGTGAGCAGGTTCACCAGCACCTGCTCCAGCCGGGTGGCGTCGGCATGCAGCCAGAGCGGCTCTGGCGGCAGCGACACCGCGAGTTCATGGCGGCGTTGCAGCATCAGCGGCCGGGTGGTTTCCAGCGCCCGTTCCACGACATCGCCCAGGCTGACCCGCTCCTGGCGAAGCCGGACACTGCCGCTGGTAATGCGGGAGATTTCCATCAGGTCATCCACCAGG comes from Polaromonas naphthalenivorans CJ2 and encodes:
- the lgt gene encoding prolipoprotein diacylglyceryl transferase, whose product is MLIHPEINPVALQLGPLAIHWYGLTYLAAFGLFFFLASLRLRHEPYASITGPGAWSRRDIEDILFLGVMGVVIGGRLGYCLFYKPGYYLTHPLEIFAVWQGGMSFHGGMLGVLVSQWWFARSRQRPWLQVMDFIAPCVPTGLAAGRVGNFINGELWGRFSAPDLPWGMVFAHSGSMLPRHPSQVYQFLMEGLLLFVLLWLYARKPRKMGQVSGAFLVGYGVFRFIAEFFREPDDFLGILALGMSMGQWLCVPMIAAGIWLWIWASNRTSRR